The Methanocella arvoryzae MRE50 DNA window CCGAGGCCGATCATGATGCCGCCTGCGTAGGACTTCTTTACCGATTCGGCGGCGATGGCCGCGTTCACCGGCCCCGGAGGGACGCCCAGCGACAGGCCCAGCAGGATGCCAGCTATGATGCCTGACAGGTCAAACATAGCTGCAATTGTAGCGTTATTGCCTAAAAAAGGTTTTGCGGAAAATCACCAGCGCTGTCGTTCCTGCTGTCTGCGCCTTTCCATCCGTTCTTCCCGCTCCGCCTCTTCATCGTCCACGACGGCGCGTTTCGGGTGACGCCGCTCATAGCAAGTTTTACAGACGCTGTGTACCATACAGTGGCTGCACACGACCTTGTGACACATCTTACACGTGCTCAGGCGGTTCGAGGGCTTTTTACAGATTGGACAGATTCCGGCTACTTGCATAGTACCACTTAAGGGTTTATTTGGCGTAAAAGGTTAAAGCCTTGTTGTACCATTTTTGTAAGTATACCGGGTCCAGTATTATATTTAAGATCACTCACCAGCAGATGCCTTCGTAGGTGATGCCTTTGATATCCGGATTGACCACCCTGCGGCCGTCGATCACGATCTTCGACTTCATCCGCCCGAACTCGCCGTTGAGCTTGCCGAACTCGCCCCACTCAGTAGCGATCAGGCACGCGTCGGCACCATCGAGGGCGTCGCCCGCGTTGCTGAAGTAGGAGATGTTGGGGTAGACATTTTTCATGTGCTCCGAAGCCATGGGATCATAGGCAGTCACGACGGCACCTTCTGCCAGCAGCATGCCGATTAAGGGGATTGCCCTGGACTCCCGGATATCGTCGGTGTCGTTCTTGAACGCCAGGCCGAGCACGGCGATCTTCTTGCCGTTCAGGTCGGGGACGTGTTTCTTCAGCAGCCTCAAGGCGATCAGCGGCTGCCTCTCGTTGACCTCGAGCACAGTCTTGAGCAGAATAGGCTCGTAGTCCACCTCGGAGGCCTTGCCGACCAGCGCCTTTACGTCCTTAGGGAAGCAGCTGCCGCCGAAGCCGAGGCCGGACCGGAGGAAGTGCGGGGAAATTCTAGCATCCAGGCCCACGCCTTCCATGACTTTATACGTATCGATACCGAGGAGCTTGCAGATGTTGCCGACCTCGTTGGAGAACGAGATCTTGGTCGCCAGGAACGCGTTGGAGACGTACTTGATCATCTCGGCGGTCTTGGTGTCCGCTGTAAGAATGGGGCACGTGTAGCCGGCGTACAGATTTCTGATGACTTCGCCGGCCATCGGATCGTCCGCGCCCACGACGATGCGGTCGGGGTTCATGAAGTCGTAGACCGCTTTGCCCTCTCTCAGAAACTCGGGGTTCATGCCCACGCCGAAGTCCTTGCCCGCCTTCTTCCCGGAGGCCTGCTCCAGAATCGGGGTGACGACCTTTTCAGTGGTTTCGGGCACCACGGTGCTCTTGACAACAACTACGTGATAGGAGGACTTGTTCTTCAGGCGCTCACCGATGCTGCGGCTCGCCTCCCGGATAAACCGGAGATCGATCTTGCCGCTGGCGTCTGTAGGAGTGGGAACGCAGATGAAGGAGATGTCGCTGTTCGTTATGGCGTAATCGTAGTCCGCCGTCGCTTCCAGGTTCTTGCCGGCATGCTCTTTTAAAAGTTCTTCCAGCCCTTCCTCGTAGATGGGCGGAATGCCCTGGTTGATCTTATTTATACGGCCGGGGTCGACGTCCACGCAGATAACGTCATTGCCTCTGTGCGCGAAACAGGTACCTGTCACGGTACCCACATAACCCGTTCCGATAATGCTGATCTTCATGAAAACCACTGACATATCAGAGCGTTGGTAAACAAATAATTTGTGATGTCCTTCGCACAAGAATAGAGAAAAATAAGGACGCTTAGAGTACGAAACAGCCGGAAAACAGCGCCTCTATCTCCCCCATCGCCTGTCTCGCGTCAGCCTCGTCCTTAATCTTCCGAAGATCGACCCGTCCGGAGCGGTACAGGATTAAGGTCCAGTCCTTGTAGTCGAACTTGGCCACGCCGAGGCTTTCAGAGCACTTTGCGCCGGGGATTGCCTTTGAGGTCTCACATACCGCTTGCATGTCGAGCTTGCGCCCGAAGCTGGACTCTGCGATGAACCTGTTTGGGGCGTCGGTGCATGGGCGGGTGATCACGATGGGGTAGTCGGGGGGCATATCCTGTATTTTATAGTATTGTAGACGCCATATAGCTTTTCTTATCATGGCCTCCATTGAAGATGTACTTCAATTGAAGACGGACACCCATCAGGAATTTAACTGATCAGGCCCAAACCATATGATCACCATGAGATTAGCGGTGCCAGCAATTAATAACGCAGGAATGGACGCAGGCCTGCATGACGGTTTCACCGGATGTAAGTTCGCTATCGTAGTTAACGTGGATAATGACAGGATAAAGAAGGATTTCGAAGCCGTCCCGGTGGATGAGGGAACTGACACAGGCAGGCTGGTGTTTACGCTGAAAGGGAAAGGCGTAGAAGCGGTGATTGTCAAATCGCTGACAGAGCGGGAGCGCCAGATGATCGCGGGCACAGGCATGCAGGTGCATGTGGGAGCTGTGGGCACAGTATGGGATGCAGTACGCTCGTACATCGATGGCCGGCTGGAGGACAGGTCAGATCTGAACCCGTGCGAGGGACACTGCCATGGTTAAGGTGGCTGTCCCGATCGAATCTGCCAACGGCATGCTGTCGGAGCTGAATGATCACTTCGGCATGGCCGAGGACTTCGCCGTCTTTGAGTACGATCATGGAGAGATCAGCGATCTCAGGTTCATGCACAACGATCAGGAGAAGCCGGAGCCGAAGACCAACGCGCAATTCCTTGCCGACGAGGGAGTCAAAATAGTGCTCGCAGGCTTTATCGGCCCGCACATGCTGACAGTGCTCCTGGGTGAGGGCATCCGGGTCTTCAAGGGTGCCGCAGGCACGCTGGAGG harbors:
- a CDS encoding UDP-glucose dehydrogenase family protein, yielding MKISIIGTGYVGTVTGTCFAHRGNDVICVDVDPGRINKINQGIPPIYEEGLEELLKEHAGKNLEATADYDYAITNSDISFICVPTPTDASGKIDLRFIREASRSIGERLKNKSSYHVVVVKSTVVPETTEKVVTPILEQASGKKAGKDFGVGMNPEFLREGKAVYDFMNPDRIVVGADDPMAGEVIRNLYAGYTCPILTADTKTAEMIKYVSNAFLATKISFSNEVGNICKLLGIDTYKVMEGVGLDARISPHFLRSGLGFGGSCFPKDVKALVGKASEVDYEPILLKTVLEVNERQPLIALRLLKKHVPDLNGKKIAVLGLAFKNDTDDIRESRAIPLIGMLLAEGAVVTAYDPMASEHMKNVYPNISYFSNAGDALDGADACLIATEWGEFGKLNGEFGRMKSKIVIDGRRVVNPDIKGITYEGICW
- a CDS encoding NifB/NifX family molybdenum-iron cluster-binding protein, giving the protein MPAINNAGMDAGLHDGFTGCKFAIVVNVDNDRIKKDFEAVPVDEGTDTGRLVFTLKGKGVEAVIVKSLTERERQMIAGTGMQVHVGAVGTVWDAVRSYIDGRLEDRSDLNPCEGHCHG
- a CDS encoding NifB/NifX family molybdenum-iron cluster-binding protein, producing the protein MVKVAVPIESANGMLSELNDHFGMAEDFAVFEYDHGEISDLRFMHNDQEKPEPKTNAQFLADEGVKIVLAGFIGPHMLTVLLGEGIRVFKGAAGTLEDVLEDFKADMLTEVHTPGEMLD